A part of Paenibacillus sp. IHBB 10380 genomic DNA contains:
- a CDS encoding DEAD/DEAH box helicase: MPKFQDLGISPELVKVLQVQGITEPTPVQHEAIPLLLAGRDVIARARTGTGKTLAFMLPIMMKIDPNRQYPQALIVAPTRELALQITEEARKLARNTDVKILAVYGGQDVDKQLRKLEGGRHLIIGTPGRLLDHLGRGTLDLNGVKMLVLDEADQMLHMGFLNDVETLIQALPYRRQTMLFSATMPAEIKRIAAAYTTDAEDIIIKGENSLVPLEHIRQVVVECSDRLKQSALFSMLNEYNPYLAIIFCRTKRRAKMINEALIDAGYNSDELHGDLSQGKREGVMKKFREAKIQLLVATDVAARGLDVEGITHIFNYDIPHDVESYIHRIGRTGRAGDKGVAITLADPKDKPEVQRIELEIRHKIEKMRYENIDGVGEVKKMGTGSSSGKKSRSDSEGGRGRRDDRSGGGRRGEARGGSSRGGEARGGSGRVGEARGGSGRVGEARGGSSRGGEARGGSSRVGEARGGSSRVGEARGGSGRVGEARGGSSRVGEARGGSGRVGEARGGSSRVGEARGGSSRGGEARGGSSRVGEARGGSSRGGEARGGSSRGGNSRGGYAGGKGRPRSK; the protein is encoded by the coding sequence TTGCCGAAATTTCAAGACTTAGGCATATCGCCAGAACTAGTTAAAGTTCTTCAAGTGCAAGGGATTACCGAACCTACGCCTGTACAGCATGAAGCAATTCCGTTGTTGTTAGCAGGTCGTGATGTCATTGCCCGTGCTCGTACTGGAACAGGGAAGACGCTTGCGTTCATGTTACCTATCATGATGAAGATTGACCCAAACCGTCAATATCCACAAGCTTTAATTGTAGCTCCGACACGTGAGCTAGCACTACAGATTACGGAAGAAGCGCGGAAGCTTGCACGCAACACAGACGTCAAAATTCTTGCTGTCTATGGTGGACAAGATGTAGATAAACAGTTGCGTAAGCTTGAAGGTGGACGTCATCTGATCATTGGTACACCGGGGCGTTTACTAGATCACTTAGGACGCGGAACACTTGACTTAAACGGAGTCAAAATGCTCGTACTTGATGAAGCAGATCAAATGCTACATATGGGATTCCTGAATGATGTTGAGACGCTGATTCAGGCGTTGCCATATCGTCGTCAAACGATGTTATTCTCAGCTACAATGCCTGCGGAGATTAAACGGATTGCAGCAGCTTATACGACAGATGCGGAAGACATTATTATCAAAGGGGAGAATTCCCTTGTACCGCTTGAACATATCCGTCAAGTGGTTGTGGAGTGTTCGGATCGATTGAAACAATCAGCGTTGTTTAGCATGCTGAATGAATATAACCCGTATTTAGCTATTATTTTCTGTCGTACGAAACGCCGTGCAAAGATGATTAACGAAGCACTTATTGATGCTGGTTACAATTCGGACGAGCTTCATGGGGATCTTTCGCAAGGTAAGCGTGAAGGTGTTATGAAGAAATTCCGCGAAGCCAAAATCCAATTGCTCGTAGCTACGGATGTGGCGGCACGTGGTTTGGACGTTGAGGGTATTACACATATATTCAACTATGATATTCCTCATGATGTGGAGAGTTATATCCACCGCATCGGTCGTACAGGCCGCGCAGGTGATAAGGGTGTAGCGATTACTTTGGCAGATCCTAAGGATAAGCCGGAAGTACAGCGTATTGAGCTTGAGATCCGCCACAAAATCGAAAAAATGCGTTATGAGAATATCGATGGTGTTGGTGAGGTTAAGAAGATGGGCACCGGATCTTCTTCGGGTAAGAAATCGAGAAGCGATAGCGAAGGTGGTCGCGGTCGTAGAGATGATCGCAGCGGGGGCGGTCGCAGAGGCGAAGCACGCGGAGGAAGTAGCCGCGGAGGCGAAGCACGCGGAGGAAGTGGTCGCGTGGGCGAAGCACGCGGAGGAAGTGGCCGTGTAGGCGAAGCACGCGGAGGAAGTAGCCGCGGAGGCGAAGCACGCGGAGGAAGTAGCCGTGTAGGCGAAGCACGCGGAGGAAGTAGCCGTGTAGGCGAAGCACGCGGAGGAAGTGGCCGTGTGGGCGAAGCACGCGGAGGAAGTAGCCGTGTGGGCGAAGCACGCGGAGGAAGTGGCCGCGTGGGCGAAGCACGCGGAGGAAGTAGCCGCGTGGGCGAAGCACGCGGAGGAAGTAGTCGCGGAGGCGAAGCACGCGGAGGAAGTAGCCGCGTGGGCGAAGCACGCGGAGGAAGTAGTCGCGGAGGCGAAGCACGCGGAGGAAGTAGCCGCGGAGGTAATTCACGCGGTGGTTATGCTGGCGGAAAAGGTCGTCCGCGGAGCAAGTAG
- a CDS encoding phasin family protein — MSDLFKKAISLGWGLTMVSKEKVEKVVDELVNRGELAPDESKALVNRLIERGEEEQSQFKSVINDQVKKILHEINVPTTSDVTNLEQRIAVLEQRISELEAPQAVQEAPQVE; from the coding sequence ATGAGTGATCTGTTTAAGAAAGCTATTTCTTTGGGATGGGGCCTTACGATGGTCAGCAAGGAGAAGGTTGAGAAAGTTGTGGATGAGTTAGTGAATCGCGGGGAACTTGCGCCTGATGAGTCCAAAGCGTTAGTGAACCGTCTTATTGAACGTGGTGAAGAAGAACAATCTCAGTTCAAATCTGTCATAAATGATCAGGTTAAGAAGATATTACATGAAATTAACGTGCCTACTACTAGTGATGTTACGAATCTAGAACAGCGTATCGCTGTCTTGGAGCAGAGGATTTCGGAACTAGAAGCACCACAGGCAGTACAGGAAGCACCGCAGGTTGAATAA
- a CDS encoding GerAB/ArcD/ProY family transporter, which produces MEKITYRQIVILGIIYLLPFAINQISPSPILPAKQHTYLSYLLAALIFVAILWMLMRSAKRFPNQDLFQSLTARFPVLGRGIGFLYLLFFFYILARDIRVMVDYTNVILLPDTPLIFITLCLVSTATYMTRGGIRTLTSLTELLGPIFIWSLFFMLIVLFKDFDIEYIMPIFHLNIPGIGEGTWLVLSSTGQIIALPFIISSKDYRYRDPLYSLLIGTLLLVMVAVMLLLVLGVPVAERLMYPSYELVRQVRITDFLDRFDLVLVSFWYPLILINMATTLYIICYGLKVMMPSVSGKMMAAPVGLLASVCSGWFFQDALQILHFNHHWTWIAVIFEIIIPIGIFVMLRPRKTSLEP; this is translated from the coding sequence GTGGAGAAAATAACTTATCGTCAGATTGTTATTCTCGGTATCATTTATTTGTTACCGTTTGCCATAAATCAGATTAGTCCGAGTCCGATATTGCCTGCAAAACAGCATACTTATTTGTCATATTTGCTAGCAGCCCTGATATTTGTAGCTATTTTATGGATGTTAATGCGGAGTGCTAAGCGTTTTCCGAATCAGGATTTGTTTCAATCACTAACTGCAAGGTTCCCTGTGCTTGGAAGAGGGATAGGATTCCTATATCTTTTATTTTTTTTCTACATATTAGCTCGTGATATAAGGGTTATGGTTGACTATACCAACGTGATACTACTACCAGATACGCCGCTAATCTTTATTACTCTATGTCTCGTATCAACAGCTACTTATATGACACGGGGAGGTATACGAACATTGACCTCTCTGACGGAGTTATTGGGACCGATTTTTATTTGGAGTCTATTTTTTATGCTGATTGTTTTATTTAAGGATTTTGATATAGAGTATATTATGCCAATCTTTCATTTGAATATCCCAGGAATTGGTGAGGGGACTTGGCTCGTCTTATCTTCAACAGGTCAGATTATTGCGCTCCCCTTCATTATTTCTAGTAAGGACTACCGATACCGTGATCCTCTGTATTCACTTTTGATAGGTACCTTATTGCTTGTTATGGTGGCGGTCATGTTATTATTAGTACTAGGTGTACCTGTTGCTGAAAGACTCATGTACCCTAGTTATGAATTAGTTCGGCAGGTCAGAATAACAGATTTCTTGGATCGATTTGATCTTGTGTTAGTCTCCTTCTGGTACCCTCTCATCCTTATTAACATGGCTACGACGCTGTACATTATTTGTTATGGGCTTAAGGTTATGATGCCTTCTGTATCTGGTAAAATGATGGCAGCGCCTGTCGGTTTACTGGCATCTGTCTGTTCGGGATGGTTCTTTCAAGATGCGCTTCAAATTTTGCATTTTAATCATCACTGGACATGGATTGCCGTCATATTCGAAATTATTATTCCCATTGGCATTTTTGTAATGCTTAGACCTCGTAAAACTTCCTTGGAACCCTAA
- a CDS encoding ThuA domain-containing protein — translation MNTNKKCLLLGSYTHPKFHPLQGVDTQVSHILNDVMTVQCSENKNMLLSNNIQQFDLVISYVDLWDEKISPQQTAGLLSYVSNGGGLLIIHNGISLGDRYELSQLMGAKFNGHPPFQPLSFRASGEDHEITAGIESFEMEEEPFQFQFDSFTEKHILLEYKLGDTWHPAAWSQAYGLGRVAFLMPGHHEPSFMHPVIGKLILQAAQWTAR, via the coding sequence ATGAATACAAATAAGAAATGTCTACTACTAGGGAGCTATACGCATCCCAAGTTTCATCCACTACAAGGGGTTGATACGCAGGTTAGTCACATCTTGAACGATGTGATGACTGTACAATGTAGTGAGAATAAGAATATGCTACTAAGTAATAATATTCAGCAATTTGATCTTGTTATATCTTATGTTGATCTATGGGATGAGAAGATTTCTCCACAGCAAACGGCAGGTCTTTTATCTTATGTAAGTAACGGTGGAGGTTTGTTGATCATTCATAACGGGATCTCACTAGGAGATCGTTACGAATTATCTCAACTTATGGGAGCTAAATTTAATGGGCATCCCCCATTTCAACCGTTATCCTTCCGTGCGAGTGGAGAAGATCACGAGATCACAGCGGGTATTGAATCTTTTGAGATGGAGGAAGAACCGTTTCAATTTCAATTCGATTCATTTACGGAGAAGCATATCCTATTAGAATATAAGTTAGGTGATACATGGCATCCAGCTGCTTGGTCTCAAGCGTATGGCCTTGGGCGGGTTGCATTCTTGATGCCAGGGCATCATGAGCCCTCATTCATGCACCCGGTGATAGGTAAACTCATTCTTCAAGCAGCACAGTGGACAGCTAGGTAG
- a CDS encoding uroporphyrinogen-III synthase, translating into MAQNMKGKVVALACSRKAAEMGTLVEKMGGTPRHRPSQGTVFLDDEKLREGILSWTDNPPQWVILTTGIGLDTIFEMAERMGLAEKFHEVLSQSSIAARGYKTVNALRKRNLTPLVRDDDGSTAGLIRSFEPYDLKGASVIVQLHGDPAPKLMEWLEEQEAYARQLLPYRHVPPEQEQLEQLVADIVGTKVDAVTFTSAPQFRFLAEYAREQGQLPLLIEAFAGPVVAVAVGKITAQALKEEGIERIVIPEEERMGSMMVELGRFFLAQSEVATTTQDQE; encoded by the coding sequence ATGGCTCAAAATATGAAGGGTAAAGTGGTAGCTTTGGCATGTTCTCGTAAAGCAGCTGAAATGGGTACATTAGTAGAGAAAATGGGAGGAACTCCACGACATCGCCCAAGTCAAGGTACTGTATTTCTAGACGATGAGAAGCTTCGCGAAGGTATCCTATCTTGGACAGATAACCCACCACAATGGGTTATTTTAACGACAGGTATCGGACTGGATACTATTTTTGAGATGGCTGAAAGGATGGGGCTCGCCGAGAAGTTTCATGAGGTGTTATCCCAATCATCTATTGCAGCTAGGGGATATAAGACAGTAAATGCGTTGCGGAAACGTAATTTAACGCCTTTAGTACGAGATGATGATGGAAGTACAGCCGGGCTTATTCGTTCTTTTGAGCCTTACGACCTCAAAGGGGCTAGTGTAATTGTTCAACTGCATGGAGATCCGGCTCCGAAGTTGATGGAGTGGTTAGAAGAGCAGGAGGCTTACGCAAGACAACTTCTACCTTATCGCCATGTTCCTCCAGAGCAGGAGCAGCTTGAGCAGCTCGTGGCTGACATTGTTGGAACTAAAGTGGACGCTGTTACTTTCACGAGTGCACCCCAATTTCGATTCTTAGCGGAGTATGCTCGTGAGCAGGGACAATTACCTTTACTAATAGAGGCATTCGCTGGACCTGTAGTGGCTGTTGCAGTAGGCAAAATTACAGCGCAGGCACTTAAGGAAGAAGGGATTGAGCGGATCGTTATACCCGAAGAAGAACGAATGGGTAGCATGATGGTGGAGTTAGGTCGTTTTTTCTTGGCACAGTCTGAAGTGGCTACGACTACTCAAGATCAGGAATAA
- a CDS encoding ABC1 kinase family protein, which produces MAVRIRHTGRYREIAMALIRHGFGYMVEELGLFQVLTMPRRWITHESVESKTLGERIRLVLEDLGPTFIKLGQLASTRTDLLPEPIIQELVKLQDQVPPFSSDTARGILEQELDISIQDMVSWFEDVPIAAASIGQVHMAKLKTGERVAIKIQRPGVIKMISRDLDIVSDLTALAEKRWQWARQYQLSRIVQEFSRSMLAELDYSQEARNTEKIALQFTKDAHIYIPSIYWEYTSSRVLTMEFVDGIMLSRREELINKGFDLKEIAERVVNGMLHQIFVEGFFHADPHPGNIMVRKDGSIAFIDFGMVGRVSNDMKDHLSGLIIALMRKNTDGMVRAVLKLGLLPDDGDISALRADLDRLRDDYYDVPFAEISMGKALNDLFGVARQHQIMIPPDLTLLGKALLTLEGIVENLDSSLSIIDMAEPFGKKLLKERYSTGRIQKRVFGGMTNLLESMLELPGQARQISSLISKGKLKVEISVPELQAVMRKMDQISNRLSMSIVLLAFSIIMVGLIVGSALNHQSSILWHFPVIGIGFGVAFFMLVWLLYGIFKSGRF; this is translated from the coding sequence ATGGCCGTACGCATTAGGCATACGGGGCGCTATAGGGAAATTGCTATGGCGCTTATACGCCATGGCTTTGGGTACATGGTCGAAGAACTAGGTCTGTTCCAAGTTCTTACGATGCCCCGCCGCTGGATTACACATGAATCCGTGGAATCCAAAACGTTAGGAGAGCGAATTCGGCTTGTGCTAGAGGATCTGGGGCCCACGTTCATTAAGCTGGGTCAGCTTGCAAGTACACGGACGGATTTACTTCCAGAACCTATCATTCAGGAACTTGTGAAGCTACAAGATCAAGTTCCTCCTTTCTCATCGGATACGGCTAGAGGGATTCTGGAACAAGAATTAGATATATCTATTCAGGATATGGTGTCTTGGTTCGAAGATGTTCCGATTGCCGCGGCTTCGATTGGACAAGTTCATATGGCTAAGCTAAAAACTGGGGAAAGAGTAGCGATCAAGATCCAACGCCCAGGTGTTATCAAAATGATCAGTAGAGATCTTGATATTGTAAGTGATCTTACTGCTTTGGCAGAGAAACGCTGGCAGTGGGCTAGACAATATCAGCTTAGTCGAATTGTTCAGGAGTTCTCCAGATCCATGCTAGCAGAACTGGATTACAGTCAAGAAGCACGTAATACGGAGAAAATAGCACTGCAATTTACAAAAGACGCTCATATTTATATTCCAAGCATCTATTGGGAATATACCTCTTCACGTGTGCTTACTATGGAGTTTGTAGATGGGATTATGCTTAGTCGTCGTGAGGAGTTAATCAATAAGGGCTTCGACTTGAAGGAAATTGCGGAGCGTGTTGTTAATGGGATGCTCCATCAAATTTTTGTTGAAGGGTTCTTTCACGCTGATCCTCACCCAGGTAATATTATGGTAAGGAAAGATGGAAGTATCGCCTTTATTGATTTCGGTATGGTGGGTCGTGTCAGTAATGATATGAAAGATCATTTATCGGGATTGATTATCGCTTTGATGCGTAAGAATACAGATGGTATGGTTCGCGCAGTGTTGAAATTAGGGCTATTACCAGATGACGGTGATATCTCTGCGCTTAGAGCCGATCTAGATCGGCTACGGGATGATTATTATGACGTGCCCTTTGCGGAGATTAGTATGGGTAAAGCATTAAATGATTTGTTCGGTGTAGCTAGGCAGCATCAGATTATGATTCCACCGGATTTAACTTTGCTGGGTAAAGCGTTGTTGACATTAGAAGGTATAGTTGAGAATTTGGACTCTTCTTTAAGTATTATTGATATGGCAGAACCCTTTGGAAAGAAGTTATTGAAGGAACGTTATAGTACGGGTCGAATACAGAAAAGGGTGTTTGGTGGAATGACCAACCTACTTGAAAGTATGTTGGAGCTACCAGGACAAGCTAGGCAGATTTCTTCGCTCATTAGTAAAGGTAAGCTTAAAGTAGAGATTAGTGTACCTGAATTACAGGCCGTGATGCGTAAAATGGATCAAATCAGTAATCGGCTGTCTATGAGTATTGTGTTATTAGCCTTTAGCATTATCATGGTGGGGCTAATTGTCGGATCTGCCCTCAATCATCAGTCTTCGATATTGTGGCATTTCCCTGTCATTGGCATCGGATTCGGTGTGGCCTTCTTTATGTTGGTATGGTTACTGTATGGTATTTTTAAATCTGGAAGATTCTAG